One genomic window of Paenibacillus xylanilyticus includes the following:
- a CDS encoding methyl-accepting chemotaxis protein, whose amino-acid sequence MFDWLGWKKGWPLWRSYRLNAHIKNDVEQIFEGIAETRRQLLLDWANEQWRHMDQFVHQIQSAGLLDTAQIVQNSSKWDACFKAAYIRAADSTEIFMLDEQNQVVFSTYKKHIGQIYEVNEASIGPGLKYTRADAAGKRCLYGPYSDPVTLEIGPRSSSFHDDVTLMFIEPMLQEGRYIGSLCCRIPNDVLGDLIQRESGHVYPDSGDNYLFMAESKLRPHLQPGTALSRSRFEDHTFTHGENLKDGVTTNWGIVSVKEHTELELMFTDPSTGELHPGVANTIRNGSNLFAAYPGYSDYRHISVIGKGITFQLPHCPDRWGMMCEGDLEEVYRVRSIGWRQFKLHSLFIGLSGIGGAALVYALSGSAWSAAALAAFNIILGLVTADQLQRRHHQRVHEDLRRISRFIRINAEGQGDLTQRLDTSAFAQDESGELAKWINNMIDSLEGIMLKVQVATVDVMNNQYQMRTSTETTQVTTERVNHKIGSMIHGIREQLEDLDQAKLAADHMRLTLQQLEASATEQIDVARQEVERIGGKMTQISGTVKDTNRTILSFMETMQDIYRALAAIDEISAQTNLLALNASIEAARVGEHGRGFAVVAGEIRKLAELSRSSTEDIHQILNNITTAADTAARSIHEGDQVLAEGSTLVQAAAQLLQSASAEDSQRTQVVDQVVRLMENIAAISHKNRSTSAEVETEMMALLSDMMHVQQSSHNVEAITVFLQQIVGQFQLTHPEKIAAT is encoded by the coding sequence ATGTTTGATTGGCTTGGCTGGAAAAAAGGGTGGCCGTTATGGCGGTCGTACCGGTTGAACGCACATATCAAGAATGATGTGGAGCAGATTTTTGAAGGAATTGCCGAAACCAGGCGGCAGCTTTTACTGGATTGGGCAAACGAACAGTGGCGTCATATGGATCAATTCGTGCATCAGATCCAGTCAGCGGGACTTCTGGACACAGCACAGATCGTACAAAATAGCAGCAAATGGGATGCATGCTTCAAAGCAGCGTACATCCGGGCAGCAGATAGCACAGAGATTTTTATGTTGGACGAACAGAATCAGGTTGTATTTTCTACATATAAAAAACATATTGGACAGATCTATGAAGTTAACGAAGCTTCCATTGGACCAGGCTTGAAATATACCAGAGCAGATGCGGCCGGGAAAAGATGTCTCTATGGTCCCTATTCGGACCCAGTGACCTTGGAGATCGGGCCTCGCTCCTCCTCTTTTCACGATGATGTCACGCTCATGTTCATTGAACCCATGCTGCAGGAAGGACGCTACATCGGTTCACTGTGCTGCCGAATCCCCAATGATGTGCTCGGGGACTTGATCCAACGGGAGTCCGGACATGTCTATCCCGATTCGGGAGATAATTATCTCTTCATGGCCGAGTCGAAACTGCGCCCGCATCTGCAGCCAGGAACTGCTCTGTCTCGCAGCCGATTTGAGGATCATACATTTACACATGGCGAAAATCTCAAGGATGGTGTCACCACCAATTGGGGGATTGTATCCGTCAAAGAGCATACCGAACTGGAGTTGATGTTCACCGACCCTTCCACTGGGGAGCTGCATCCCGGCGTTGCTAATACCATTCGTAACGGGTCAAATCTGTTTGCAGCCTATCCAGGCTATTCCGATTACCGTCACATCTCGGTTATTGGCAAAGGCATCACCTTCCAGCTTCCCCACTGTCCCGATCGATGGGGCATGATGTGCGAAGGTGATCTGGAGGAAGTATACCGGGTACGCAGTATCGGCTGGCGTCAGTTCAAGCTGCACAGCCTGTTTATCGGTTTATCAGGCATTGGGGGAGCTGCCCTCGTATATGCCTTATCAGGAAGTGCATGGAGTGCAGCAGCTCTGGCGGCGTTTAATATCATTCTGGGTTTGGTCACAGCAGATCAGCTGCAGCGGAGACATCATCAACGTGTGCACGAGGACTTGCGGCGCATCAGCCGGTTTATACGGATTAACGCGGAGGGTCAGGGCGATCTGACCCAGCGGCTCGATACATCCGCTTTTGCACAGGATGAATCCGGTGAACTTGCAAAATGGATTAATAACATGATTGACTCGCTCGAGGGCATCATGCTCAAGGTTCAGGTTGCCACCGTGGATGTAATGAACAACCAGTATCAGATGCGCACTTCCACCGAAACGACCCAAGTTACGACCGAACGTGTCAATCATAAGATCGGATCCATGATCCACGGCATACGTGAACAGCTGGAGGATCTCGATCAAGCCAAGCTGGCTGCCGATCATATGCGTCTTACCCTGCAGCAGCTGGAGGCCTCGGCCACAGAACAGATTGATGTTGCTCGTCAGGAAGTGGAGCGCATTGGCGGCAAAATGACGCAGATCTCGGGCACCGTCAAGGATACCAACCGTACAATTCTTTCCTTTATGGAGACCATGCAGGACATTTACCGTGCACTGGCAGCCATTGATGAGATATCCGCTCAAACGAACCTGCTTGCGCTGAATGCATCCATTGAAGCAGCACGTGTCGGAGAACATGGCCGCGGTTTCGCTGTCGTTGCCGGGGAGATTCGCAAGCTGGCCGAGCTGTCCCGTTCCTCTACCGAGGACATCCATCAGATTCTGAACAATATCACTACCGCAGCCGATACCGCTGCCCGCTCCATTCATGAGGGAGATCAGGTACTGGCTGAAGGCAGCACACTGGTTCAAGCAGCTGCACAACTGCTGCAAAGTGCGTCTGCCGAAGATTCGCAAAGGACACAGGTCGTGGATCAGGTCGTTAGACTTATGGAAAATATCGCTGCCATCAGTCATAAAAACCGCTCCACGTCCGCAGAGGTGGAGACCGAGATGATGGCACTGCTCAGTGACATGATGCATGTTCAACAGTCTTCGCATAATGTGGAAGCCATCACGGTATTTCTGCAGCAAATCGTGGGTCAATTCCAGCTGACTCATCCCGAAAAAATTGCTGCCACCTGA
- the moaA gene encoding GTP 3',8-cyclase MoaA produces the protein MEMLQDSFGRIHDYIRISVTDRCNLRCVYCMPAEGMEFAPHDEIMSYEEITQVLKVLAPMGMRKVRLTGGEPLVRKDLHKLVGMISAIDGIEDIALTTNALLLDKQAQALKDAGLNRINISLDSLHADRFSMITRGGDVNKVLKGIEAATAAGLAPIKLNVVLMKGINDDEIKDFIAMTIDQPLHVRFIEYMPIGHASDSWRKSYLPLETVTDVCAEAGWTVESTSGPAGNGPSRNMKIAGSQGTFGLIHPVSDHFCDNCNRLRLTADGHIKACLYWSDEYNVRRYVDDPDAMAALFLKALGTKPKNHEMALALEQKMQSHTPTVRRMSQIGG, from the coding sequence ATGGAAATGCTCCAGGATTCGTTTGGCAGGATCCATGACTACATCCGTATTTCCGTTACGGACCGCTGTAATTTGCGTTGTGTGTACTGCATGCCAGCCGAAGGCATGGAGTTCGCCCCGCATGATGAAATTATGAGCTACGAGGAAATCACCCAGGTGCTCAAGGTGCTCGCCCCGATGGGCATGCGCAAAGTTCGCCTGACTGGCGGTGAACCTCTGGTACGCAAGGATCTGCATAAACTTGTTGGCATGATCTCGGCCATCGACGGGATTGAGGATATTGCGCTGACAACCAATGCGCTCCTGCTGGATAAACAGGCCCAGGCACTGAAAGACGCTGGGTTAAACCGGATTAATATCAGTCTCGATTCCCTTCATGCGGACCGATTCTCCATGATTACCCGCGGAGGAGACGTCAACAAAGTGCTCAAGGGAATTGAAGCTGCAACGGCTGCCGGACTTGCGCCAATCAAGCTGAATGTGGTTCTGATGAAAGGCATCAATGATGACGAAATCAAGGATTTCATAGCGATGACGATCGATCAACCGCTGCATGTGCGTTTTATCGAATACATGCCAATCGGACATGCTTCGGATTCATGGCGCAAATCGTATCTCCCGCTGGAAACCGTCACCGATGTATGTGCGGAAGCCGGCTGGACCGTAGAGAGCACATCCGGACCGGCAGGCAATGGTCCTTCCCGCAACATGAAGATTGCTGGTTCACAGGGAACCTTCGGACTGATTCACCCGGTTAGCGATCACTTCTGTGATAATTGCAACCGGCTGCGCCTGACGGCAGACGGACACATCAAGGCCTGTCTGTACTGGTCGGATGAGTACAATGTTCGCCGCTATGTTGATGATCCGGATGCAATGGCTGCCCTCTTCCTCAAGGCACTTGGCACGAAGCCAAAGAACCATGAAATGGCACTGGCGCTTGAGCAAAAAATGCAAAGCCATACCCCAACCGTACGGCGCATGTCCCAGATCGGCGGGTAG
- a CDS encoding methyl-accepting chemotaxis protein, giving the protein MNIVEAMVAASPYFKIMLKGQNLMIAVTDTEKFWYYAPSEDLDLGIKAGDPISLEDPTLRRALINGETSANHIEAQHYGTALNSTATPLRDEAGNIVGTLAIGFSLKNEEQLGHFTELISSISGRLTDMVQTVAAQSEELTASSSQILDNTKVAVQNAAEVNKVASFIREVSEQTNLLGLNAAIEAARAGEAGAGFGVVASEVRKLSTGTKEATVNIERSLHDVQHSIRQMEQEIASISQSSTQQAELVTEFSEVIDQLNNVSEELKSFIQSMILKTE; this is encoded by the coding sequence ATGAACATTGTTGAAGCCATGGTCGCAGCAAGTCCATATTTCAAAATCATGCTTAAGGGACAAAATCTGATGATTGCTGTAACCGACACCGAGAAATTCTGGTATTATGCACCAAGTGAAGATCTTGACCTCGGCATTAAGGCAGGTGACCCCATTTCACTTGAGGATCCGACATTACGCCGTGCCCTCATTAACGGTGAGACTTCTGCCAATCATATTGAAGCACAGCATTACGGAACAGCCCTTAATTCCACAGCTACGCCTCTGCGCGATGAAGCGGGAAACATTGTGGGTACCCTGGCCATTGGTTTCTCCCTCAAAAATGAAGAGCAGCTTGGACATTTCACCGAATTAATCAGCAGCATTAGCGGCAGGCTGACAGACATGGTCCAAACTGTAGCGGCCCAATCCGAAGAGCTGACTGCCTCCTCTTCGCAAATTCTGGACAATACCAAGGTCGCCGTTCAAAATGCAGCGGAAGTTAATAAAGTGGCCTCATTTATCCGGGAAGTCTCTGAACAAACCAATTTACTCGGCCTCAACGCGGCTATTGAAGCGGCACGAGCGGGTGAAGCGGGCGCAGGGTTCGGTGTAGTGGCCTCCGAAGTGCGCAAGCTGTCCACCGGAACGAAGGAAGCTACCGTGAATATCGAACGGTCCCTTCATGACGTTCAGCATTCCATCCGTCAGATGGAGCAGGAGATCGCATCCATCTCCCAGTCCAGCACGCAGCAGGCTGAACTCGTCACGGAATTTAGCGAGGTTATTGACCAGTTGAACAATGTGAGTGAGGAACTGAAGTCCTTTATTCAATCCATGATTCTGAAGACAGAATAA
- a CDS encoding LysE/ArgO family amino acid transporter, producing MSVIIHAVVLAFGLILPLGVQNVFIFNQGMSQRSLLRALPAVVTAGISDTLLIGAAVGGVSLILLQWPLLSGVLYAGGSAFLLYMAWSIWKSSGTVSGSASAMGAGRQIAFAASVSLLNPHALLDTVAVIGTSSLEYEGMDRIAFAITAAAVSWVWFLGLASAGRWMGRTDTTGRISRVFNRLSAVVMIVMAAMMLWKLIRM from the coding sequence ATGAGTGTAATTATTCACGCCGTGGTACTGGCGTTTGGTCTGATCCTGCCACTTGGCGTGCAGAACGTGTTTATTTTTAACCAGGGGATGAGCCAGCGAAGTTTACTGCGTGCACTTCCGGCAGTAGTGACTGCTGGTATTAGCGATACATTATTGATTGGAGCTGCGGTCGGAGGAGTGTCCCTCATTTTGCTGCAGTGGCCTCTGCTCTCCGGTGTGCTGTATGCAGGCGGCAGTGCGTTTCTGCTGTATATGGCATGGAGCATATGGAAGTCATCCGGAACCGTGAGTGGGTCAGCATCCGCGATGGGTGCAGGACGGCAGATTGCCTTCGCCGCTTCCGTATCCCTGCTTAATCCGCATGCACTGCTGGATACGGTAGCTGTCATTGGCACCAGCTCACTTGAGTATGAAGGGATGGACCGGATTGCTTTTGCCATCACGGCAGCGGCAGTTTCGTGGGTATGGTTCCTTGGACTCGCAAGTGCTGGAAGGTGGATGGGCAGAACAGATACCACTGGACGGATCAGTCGGGTCTTCAACCGGTTATCGGCAGTGGTGATGATCGTGATGGCGGCCATGATGCTGTGGAAACTAATTCGTATGTAA
- a CDS encoding PLP-dependent aminotransferase family protein has translation MKHPDPRQGIDWKPDPAIPLPLFRQIEIYIREKITTGEWTAGYRLPSQRVLAQSMGVNRSTLVAALDNLIAAGMIEGRRGGGTYVSGSGWHALAHGTPPNWNEAIEEGWYYPNLPEVQLINRAEFQPGIIRLGTGELAPELMPEEAFNDILRSLSERSRTLNYLQPQGSLELRESLSDYLLTCGIQASPSAILIVSGSLQALHLISVGLLPRGSAVLLEKPSYLYSIHAFQSAGLKMHGVPMDSGGLHIPRLEDMIGGGTHQGHPSPLLYTIPSFHNPTGSVMSDTRRNELMSAARAGGISILEDAAYTDLWLDTPPPLSLKARDTDGRVLHMGTLSKAVSPGLRLGWLVGPEPVIRRLADIKMQTDYGSSSLAQEAATLWFAEGYHTRHMERLRPELRRRRDFMLDLLERYFNSIAEWNQPAGGFYIWLRFTAGPLSIRQLFHACLQDGVLIHPGFLYDRLDADHLRLSYAYASEEEMERGMQLLAKAARKLLES, from the coding sequence ATGAAGCATCCCGATCCAAGACAGGGCATTGACTGGAAACCCGATCCTGCAATCCCCCTGCCTTTATTCCGTCAGATTGAAATATATATCCGTGAAAAAATAACAACCGGAGAGTGGACCGCGGGCTATCGCCTGCCTTCCCAGCGTGTACTGGCTCAGTCCATGGGCGTCAACCGCAGTACACTGGTCGCTGCGCTGGACAACCTGATCGCTGCCGGCATGATTGAAGGCAGACGCGGCGGAGGAACCTATGTCTCCGGTTCCGGCTGGCATGCACTTGCCCACGGGACTCCGCCCAACTGGAATGAAGCTATTGAGGAAGGCTGGTATTACCCCAACCTTCCTGAAGTACAGCTCATTAACCGAGCTGAGTTCCAGCCTGGCATCATTCGGCTCGGTACCGGAGAGCTTGCGCCTGAACTAATGCCGGAGGAGGCCTTCAATGACATCCTGCGTTCCCTCTCGGAACGCTCCCGTACGTTAAATTACCTTCAGCCTCAAGGCAGCCTGGAGCTCCGTGAATCCTTGTCTGACTATTTGCTGACCTGCGGCATTCAGGCGTCTCCCAGTGCCATTCTAATTGTCTCGGGCTCGCTGCAGGCGCTGCATTTGATATCGGTGGGCCTGCTTCCCCGCGGGTCGGCTGTCCTGCTGGAGAAGCCCTCCTACCTCTATTCCATACATGCATTTCAATCCGCCGGATTAAAAATGCATGGTGTTCCCATGGATTCAGGTGGATTACACATACCGCGTCTGGAAGATATGATCGGTGGTGGCACTCATCAGGGTCATCCTTCGCCGCTGCTCTACACCATACCGAGTTTCCACAATCCGACGGGTTCCGTCATGAGTGATACTCGCCGAAACGAGTTGATGTCTGCAGCCCGTGCCGGAGGCATATCCATTCTGGAGGATGCTGCCTACACGGACCTGTGGCTGGACACGCCCCCGCCGCTATCGTTAAAAGCGAGGGACACGGATGGCCGCGTGCTTCACATGGGCACACTGTCCAAGGCTGTTAGCCCTGGTCTGCGTCTGGGCTGGCTGGTAGGACCTGAGCCGGTTATTCGCCGCCTGGCAGACATTAAGATGCAAACGGACTATGGCTCCAGTTCACTGGCGCAGGAAGCGGCCACGCTCTGGTTTGCAGAAGGATATCACACACGGCACATGGAGCGTCTGCGGCCAGAGCTTCGCCGCCGGAGAGATTTCATGCTGGATCTGCTGGAACGTTACTTCAACAGCATTGCAGAGTGGAACCAACCAGCCGGAGGCTTTTACATCTGGCTCAGGTTCACTGCCGGCCCCCTTTCGATCCGCCAGCTGTTCCATGCCTGCCTCCAGGATGGGGTGCTCATTCACCCTGGTTTTCTGTATGACCGCCTCGATGCGGACCACCTCAGACTGTCCTATGCGTATGCTTCGGAAGAAGAGATGGAGCGTGGAATGCAGCTGTTAGCCAAAGCAGCCAGAAAGCTGTTGGAATCATAA
- the mobA gene encoding molybdenum cofactor guanylyltransferase, which produces MKEWTGIILAGGLSSRMGSNKALLPLDDSIVLEHVAEAIAPAVSRIIVAAGPNVDAYQALGYTCVEDGYPGKGPLAGLHAALEASETEWNLVCACDMPLVQPSLFTTLQRLAASDKAHPAMVPRLEGRVHPLVGIYHIDVLPSLEQCLKEDRLRVTRWLEEIGCRYVEAEDLKRAGIQDAAAQLSNMNTMQDYQDLVNKRPPSM; this is translated from the coding sequence ATGAAGGAATGGACTGGCATTATACTGGCAGGGGGCTTATCCAGCCGGATGGGTTCCAACAAGGCGCTGCTGCCTCTGGATGACTCCATTGTGCTTGAGCATGTGGCTGAGGCTATAGCTCCTGCAGTGTCCCGTATCATCGTTGCGGCCGGACCCAATGTGGATGCTTATCAAGCGCTCGGTTATACGTGTGTTGAGGATGGCTACCCTGGAAAGGGACCACTGGCCGGCCTTCATGCCGCACTTGAAGCATCGGAGACCGAGTGGAATCTGGTCTGTGCCTGTGACATGCCTTTGGTCCAGCCCTCCTTATTTACCACATTGCAGCGGTTAGCTGCATCGGACAAGGCACATCCCGCGATGGTACCGCGCCTGGAAGGACGGGTTCATCCACTGGTAGGCATTTATCATATTGATGTGCTTCCCAGCCTCGAGCAATGCTTGAAGGAAGACCGCTTGCGGGTCACCCGCTGGCTGGAGGAGATTGGGTGTCGTTATGTGGAAGCAGAGGATCTGAAAAGAGCGGGAATCCAGGATGCTGCGGCACAGTTAAGCAATATGAACACCATGCAGGACTATCAGGATCTGGTAAACAAGCGTCCGCCGAGCATGTGA
- a CDS encoding MFS transporter, which translates to MVSLKLYNFFIYGAISIFAGFLQLYLQEIGMTKLEIGSLMAIGPFVSLFANPFWGFWSDKSRNIRIILMMMMGGTFVLAQAVFHAPTYAWIYGAMIFFYFFQSPLFAQTNSLILGYIDGTTQKFGTFRLWGSLGWALTAAAAGPLIDRLGVGSVSIVFACLIIIAFAFAMFLPRQPIASDTPVVTFRRFGRVMFNPYFMTFIGLGVLVSVPNAMNSTFMSLYITEMGGNKQMVGWAIFTSSILEVGVFLLLDRFLKRKMSMLLASLVLVSLLFAVRWQLMAEAVNPLEIVFIQLMHSITFGGYFYVGTQLTMLFIPRPYRSSGQAVYTMAWGGISGVIAGLFGGWLFQSFGAEVMYNIGVFFSLIGAAGFGVMWLINRRNGYQPIVLTEMGSMDEDE; encoded by the coding sequence TTGGTTTCGCTGAAGCTATATAACTTTTTCATATATGGAGCCATCTCCATCTTCGCCGGCTTCCTCCAATTGTATTTGCAGGAGATCGGCATGACCAAGCTGGAAATCGGCAGTCTGATGGCCATCGGCCCCTTTGTCTCTTTATTTGCCAATCCGTTCTGGGGCTTCTGGAGCGACAAGTCCCGCAATATTCGCATCATCCTGATGATGATGATGGGGGGCACCTTTGTGCTGGCCCAAGCGGTCTTTCATGCGCCGACCTATGCCTGGATCTATGGAGCCATGATCTTCTTTTATTTCTTCCAAAGTCCGCTGTTTGCCCAAACCAACAGTCTTATTCTTGGGTATATCGATGGGACCACACAGAAATTCGGTACGTTCCGGCTGTGGGGTTCCCTCGGCTGGGCTCTGACTGCGGCAGCAGCAGGACCACTTATCGACCGATTGGGCGTCGGCAGTGTTTCGATTGTGTTTGCCTGCTTGATTATCATTGCATTTGCGTTTGCCATGTTTCTGCCAAGGCAGCCGATTGCGTCGGACACTCCAGTAGTGACCTTCCGCCGTTTCGGCAGAGTGATGTTCAATCCGTATTTCATGACGTTTATCGGACTGGGTGTGCTGGTGTCGGTTCCGAATGCGATGAATAGCACATTTATGTCTCTCTATATAACTGAGATGGGCGGCAACAAACAGATGGTCGGGTGGGCCATCTTCACCTCATCCATTCTTGAAGTGGGTGTGTTCCTGCTGCTGGATCGCTTCCTGAAACGAAAAATGAGCATGCTGCTTGCAAGTCTCGTGCTCGTCAGCCTGTTATTCGCCGTTCGTTGGCAGCTGATGGCCGAGGCCGTTAATCCCCTGGAGATTGTATTTATCCAGCTGATGCATTCCATTACGTTTGGCGGATACTTCTATGTCGGAACCCAGCTGACCATGCTGTTTATTCCGAGACCTTATCGTTCCTCTGGCCAAGCTGTGTATACGATGGCCTGGGGCGGTATATCTGGTGTCATTGCCGGCTTGTTCGGGGGCTGGTTATTCCAGAGCTTCGGTGCCGAGGTCATGTATAACATTGGCGTCTTCTTCTCTCTCATTGGTGCAGCCGGCTTTGGCGTCATGTGGTTAATCAATCGCAGAAATGGCTACCAGCCTATTGTGCTGACTGAAATGGGAAGCATGGATGAGGATGAATAA
- a CDS encoding glutamine--tRNA ligase/YqeY domain fusion protein: MKGLIPVDNRTTPPNFIKNIITEDLRSGKVQEVITRFPPEPNGYLHIGHAKAIWINFTLGAEFGGKTNLRFDDTNPVKEDVEYVQSIQEDVKWLGFEWNEKRFASDYFDEMYNRAVLLIQKGKAYVDDQSADEIREMRGTLTEPGKNSPYRDRSVEENLDLFARMRAGEFQNGEKVLRAKIDMASPNINLRDPVIYRIAHAHHHNTGDKWCIYPMYAFAHPLEDAIEGVTHSLCSLEFEDQRPFYDWVIAECEMESQPHQYEFGRLNLSQMVTSKRKLKLLVDEGHVDGWDDPRMPTISGLRRRGYTPEAIRDFVFETGISKSQGVIDLQTLEHFVREDLKLKAPRTMAVLHPLKVVITNYPEGEVEWLEAENNVENPEMGSRKIPFSREIYIEQDDFMENPPNKYFRLFPGNEVRLKHAYFIKCNDVIKDAEGNVTEIHCTYDVETKSGSGFTGRKVKGTIHWVEASQAVPAEFRLYEPLILAEAPDADVEPEVAGAEIVEEQPEKTFLDQLNPNSLEIVHGYVEQEMQEAKAQDKFQFFRHGYFSVDPKHSEPGRPVFNRVVSLKSSFQLPKA; encoded by the coding sequence ATGAAAGGTTTGATACCTGTGGACAATCGTACAACCCCTCCTAACTTTATCAAAAATATTATTACCGAAGATCTCCGGTCAGGAAAAGTCCAGGAAGTCATTACCCGTTTTCCTCCGGAACCGAACGGTTATCTGCATATTGGCCATGCCAAGGCCATCTGGATCAACTTCACGCTGGGCGCTGAATTCGGCGGCAAGACGAACCTGCGCTTTGACGACACGAATCCGGTGAAGGAAGATGTGGAATACGTACAATCCATTCAGGAGGATGTCAAATGGCTCGGCTTTGAGTGGAACGAGAAACGTTTTGCCTCGGACTATTTTGACGAAATGTACAACCGTGCTGTCCTGCTGATCCAAAAAGGAAAGGCTTACGTCGACGACCAAAGCGCCGATGAAATTCGTGAAATGCGCGGCACACTGACTGAACCGGGCAAGAACAGCCCGTATCGTGATCGTTCCGTTGAAGAGAACCTGGATCTGTTCGCACGGATGCGCGCAGGCGAGTTCCAAAATGGAGAAAAAGTGCTGCGTGCGAAGATCGATATGGCTTCGCCTAATATCAACTTGCGTGATCCGGTCATCTACCGTATCGCTCATGCACATCACCACAACACGGGTGACAAATGGTGTATCTATCCGATGTATGCCTTTGCTCATCCGCTGGAAGATGCCATTGAAGGTGTGACACATTCCCTCTGTTCCCTGGAGTTTGAGGATCAACGCCCATTCTATGACTGGGTAATCGCTGAATGTGAGATGGAGAGCCAGCCGCATCAGTATGAATTCGGTCGCCTGAACCTGTCCCAGATGGTAACGAGCAAACGGAAACTGAAATTGCTTGTGGACGAAGGACATGTGGATGGATGGGACGATCCGCGCATGCCAACGATTTCGGGTCTCCGTCGCCGGGGTTACACACCGGAAGCGATTCGTGATTTTGTCTTCGAGACAGGCATTTCGAAAAGTCAGGGTGTTATTGACCTGCAAACGCTGGAACACTTTGTCCGCGAGGATCTGAAGCTGAAAGCTCCGCGTACGATGGCCGTTCTGCATCCGCTGAAAGTGGTCATCACCAACTACCCTGAAGGGGAAGTGGAGTGGCTGGAAGCAGAGAACAATGTGGAAAATCCGGAGATGGGCAGTCGTAAAATTCCATTCTCCCGCGAAATCTACATTGAGCAAGACGACTTCATGGAGAATCCGCCGAACAAATACTTCCGTCTGTTCCCTGGTAATGAGGTTCGATTGAAACATGCGTACTTCATCAAATGCAATGATGTGATTAAGGATGCCGAAGGCAACGTGACCGAGATTCATTGTACCTATGATGTGGAGACGAAGAGCGGCAGTGGATTCACAGGCCGTAAAGTCAAAGGAACCATCCACTGGGTGGAAGCAAGCCAGGCTGTTCCAGCTGAATTCCGTCTGTATGAGCCATTGATCTTGGCAGAAGCACCGGATGCTGATGTAGAACCGGAAGTAGCCGGGGCTGAGATCGTGGAAGAGCAACCGGAAAAAACATTCCTGGATCAATTGAATCCGAACTCCCTTGAGATCGTTCACGGGTATGTGGAGCAAGAGATGCAGGAGGCGAAAGCACAGGATAAATTCCAGTTCTTCCGCCACGGATATTTCAGTGTGGATCCGAAGCATTCGGAGCCAGGCCGCCCTGTATTCAACCGGGTCGTATCGCTGAAAAGCTCATTCCAGCTGCCGAAGGCATAA
- a CDS encoding DUF2164 domain-containing protein, whose product MNTLKLTKEQQDEAIRTIQSYFQEERGEELGDLAAWGVLDLFMTKLAPYIYNQALSDARTTVNQRMASMEEDLFALERKLPSASR is encoded by the coding sequence TTGAACACGCTGAAACTGACCAAAGAACAGCAGGATGAAGCCATTCGCACGATCCAGTCGTATTTCCAAGAGGAACGCGGCGAAGAACTTGGCGACCTGGCCGCTTGGGGGGTGCTCGATCTGTTTATGACGAAGCTCGCTCCCTACATATATAATCAGGCTCTCAGTGATGCTCGCACCACTGTGAATCAACGCATGGCCTCCATGGAAGAAGATCTGTTTGCTTTGGAGCGCAAACTGCCCTCTGCTTCCCGCTAA
- a CDS encoding GNAT family N-acetyltransferase, whose translation MFTYSLDEYTELRPLSIEHTKPLFELTDRSRDQLRHWLPWVDHVTEIEHTSSFINNALKQAAENGGFTAGVWLKGELAGIIGFHEINWTNRSVSIGYWLGKGFEGQGLMTSACRVLVDYALVTLDLNRVEIRSATNNKRSRAIPERLGFVLEGVIRQAEKLPKGYVNHAVYGMLQHEWELLR comes from the coding sequence ATGTTTACCTATTCATTGGATGAATATACCGAACTCCGTCCACTCTCTATAGAGCACACGAAGCCGCTGTTTGAACTTACGGATCGTTCCCGCGATCAATTGAGACACTGGCTTCCATGGGTGGACCATGTCACCGAAATTGAACATACCTCAAGTTTCATTAACAACGCACTGAAGCAGGCTGCCGAGAACGGAGGCTTCACCGCAGGTGTCTGGCTAAAGGGCGAGCTCGCTGGCATTATCGGCTTCCACGAGATTAACTGGACCAATCGTTCGGTAAGCATTGGATACTGGCTTGGCAAGGGCTTTGAAGGACAGGGACTCATGACCAGCGCTTGTCGTGTTCTGGTCGATTATGCTCTGGTCACCCTGGACCTGAACCGGGTCGAGATTCGTTCAGCTACGAACAACAAGCGCAGCCGCGCCATCCCTGAGCGTCTTGGATTTGTCTTGGAAGGCGTTATTCGTCAGGCAGAGAAACTGCCTAAGGGATACGTCAATCATGCCGTGTACGGCATGCTGCAGCATGAATGGGAGCTTTTACGCTAA